Proteins encoded by one window of Rutidosis leptorrhynchoides isolate AG116_Rl617_1_P2 chromosome 7, CSIRO_AGI_Rlap_v1, whole genome shotgun sequence:
- the LOC139859047 gene encoding pentatricopeptide repeat-containing protein At2g20540-like, with protein MSQLKIHLYNLFKHKPSLKQTKQIHAQIIVKSLGGNNNLIGSLIRSYSVHGKLKSARKVFSKYPSLQPTFLWNLIIQSYSKTSSAIESVYLFKEMLMLGGMHSIAVPDDYTFTFAITACSRHRSMLNYGKNCHTMVVKLGYDLDVCVGNALINMYVMYLDTVNAQEVFDKMPERDIISWTSLVKGYAMCGEILKAEKVFVKMPERNEVSWAVMIVGYVGRKMYNEGLTCFNDMLSDGNVEPNEAIFVSVLSACAHLGQLNQGKWIHFYIDKTRFPKTPNIATALIDMYAKCGKIDLAKQVFDETDKRDLVTWTSLISGLSMHGLGEEAIKVFDEMLAEGIRPDHITLVGVLNACSHSGQVKEGISIFNNMEQLWGIIPKIEHFGCLIDLLSRDGQLERAFETVKMMHIEPDGVIWRALLSACRVHRNVRLAEQIIEHIRETDGGGDLLLSNLYASFGQWDNVRQIRESKIDKEDDSAPGCSYIEIDGVVHEFIAADKLHPQIVEINLKLNEVMKIISLDEALITSTNNLFVSSCDEFMNT; from the coding sequence ATGAGCCAACTAAAGATTCATCTATACAACTTATTTAAACACAAACCATCATTAAAACAAACGAAACAGATACACGCACAAATCATAGTTAAGTCATTAGGTGGAAACAATAATCTCATTGGATCATTAATTCGATCATACAGTGTCCACGGGAAACTTAAATCAGCTCGAAAAGTATTCAGTAAATACCCATCGTTACAACCTACATTTTTATGGAATCTGATCATTCAATCTTATTCAAAAACATCATCTGCAATAGAATCAGTGTATCTATTTAAAGAAATGCTAATGCTTGGTGGTATGCATTCCATAGCAGTGCCGGATGATTACACGTTTACCTTTGCTATCACTGCTTGTTCGCGTCATCGGTCAATGTTAAATTATGGTAAAAACTGTCATACGATGGTGGTTAAACTTGGGTATGATTTGGACGTATGTGTAGGCAATGCTTTGATTAATATGTATGTTATGTATTTGGATACGGTTAATGCCCAggaggtgtttgataaaatgcctgAACGAGATATAATTAGTTGGACTAGTTTAGTTAAAGGGTATGCGATGTGTGGCGAGATACTAAAAGCCGAGAAAGTGTTTGTGAAAATGCCTGAAAGGAATGAGGTGTCGTGGGCGGTGATGATTGTGGGTTATGTCGGGCGTAAGATGTATAATGAGGGTTTAACGTGTTTTAACGACATGTTAAGTGATGGTAATGTCGAACCTAATGAAGCGATTTTCGTTAGTGTGTTATCAGCTTGTGCTCATCTTGGTCAACTCAACCAAGGAAAATGGatacatttttatatagataaaACCAGGTTTCCAAAAACACCAAACATTGCAACGGCTCTTATCGATATGTATGCAAAATGTGGGAAAATAGACCTTGCGAAACAGGTATTTGACGAAACTGATAAACGAGATCTTGTAACATGGACGAGCTTGATTTCAGGGTTATCGATGCATGGACTTGGTGAAGAAGCGAtcaaggtgttcgatgaaatgctaGCAGAAGGAATTAGACCGGATCATATCACGCTTGTTGGTGTTCTTAACGCGTGTAGCCATTCAGGTCAAGTTAAAGAGGGGATCTCGATTTTTAACAATATGGAACAGCTCTGGGGTATTATCCCCAAAATTGAGCATTTTGGATGCTTGATAGACCTTTTGAGTCGTGATGGACAACTTGAACGTGCATTTGAAACTGTAAAAATGATGCATATCGAGCCCGATGGTGTTATTTGGAGAGCATTGTTGAGTGCTTGTAGAGTACATAGAAATGTACGTCTTGCGGAGCAAATTATTGAACATATTAGAGAAACCGATGGTGGAGGGGATCTTTTGCTTTCGAACTTGTATGCATCATTCGGTCAATGGGATAATGTAAGACAAATAAGGGAATCTAAGATTGATAAAGAAGATGATTCAGCTCCGGGGTGTAGTTATATTGAGATTGATGGTGTTGTGCATGAATTTATTGCTGCTGATAAGCTGCACCCGCAGATCGTGGAGATAAACTTAAAATTGAATGAGGTTATGAAGATAATAAGCTTAGATGAAGCGCTTATTACGTCAACAAATAATTTGTTTGTTTCAAGTTGTGATGAGTTTATGAATACATGA
- the LOC139857057 gene encoding LIM domain-containing protein WLIM1-like, whose product MASYGGTTQKCKACEKTVYLVDELTVDNKVYHRACFRCHHCKGTLKLSNYSSFEGVLYCQPHFDQLFKMTGSLDKSFEGAPKTTRSSDQGQSNSRVSSMFGGTQDKCVTCKKTVYPLEKVGVDGNAYHKACFKCSYGGCHISPSDYVTHEHQLYCKHHQAQLFMAKGDFSSFDKQREPTVGVSNGVTESTTEV is encoded by the exons ATGGCATCATACGGTGGGACAACACAAAAGTGTAAGGCTTGTGAGAAGACTGTTTACTTGGTAGATGAACTAACTGTTGATAATAAAGTTTATCATAGGGCTTGTTTCAGATGCCACCATTGCAAAGGCACCCTCAAG TTGAGTAATTACAGCTCATTTGAAGGAGTGTTATATTGTCAACCTCACTTTGATCAACTCTTCAAAATGACTGGTAGTTTGGATAAGAGTTTTGAAG GCGCTCCCAAAACGACTAGATCTTCTGATCAG GGCCAATCTAACAGCAGAGTATCAAGCATGTTCGGTGGGACTCAAGACAAATGTGTTACTTGCAAGAAAACCGTATACCCTCTTGAAAAG GTGGGTGTAGATGGAAATGCATACCACAAGGCTTGTTTTAAATGCAGTTACGGTGGGTGTCACATAAGTCCATCAGATTACGTGACTCATGAGCATCAGCTTTACTGTAAGCACCATCAAGCACAGCTGTTCATGGCTAAGGGAGATTTCAGCTCGTTTGATAAGCAACGTGAACCGACAGTTGGTGTTTCCAACGGGGTGACTGAGAGCACAACAGAAGTTTGA
- the LOC139858699 gene encoding peroxidase 41-like: MANYHQLFPLIILLISIISPAKTTGNHHGPPPPPLTLNYYEKTCPRFHEIVQNVVVPKQSTHPTTAAATLRLFFHDCMVGGCDASVLVASNPYNKAERDQDINESLAGDGFDVVKRVKTALELECPGVVSCADVLAVTTRDLLVQVGGPNFEVKLGRKDGIESKASNVEGKLGRANMTIDKIIQIFESHKYTIREMVVLMGGGHTIGFAHCKEFQSRLFGPKPDPSVHPKLAERLKAMCANSSKDPTVSAFLDPISAGNFDNMIFKNLLNGLGVLGTDQAMASDPRTRPFVEEYARDSNAFFKDFARAMEKTSVYQVKTGNQGEIRRRCDAFNNLPTGNVA; encoded by the coding sequence ATGGCCAATTATCATCAATTATTTCCATTAATTATCCTCCTAATTTCAATCATTTCCCCAGCCAAAACCACCGGAAACCACCACGGTCCGCCACCACCTCCACTCACCCTCAATTACTACGAAAAAACATGTCCAAGGTTTCATGAAATCGTTCAAAACGTTGTCGTCCCAAAACAATCAACCCACCCGACCACCGCAGCCGCCACCCTCCGTCTATTCTTCCACGATTGTATGGTGGGCGGCTGCGATGCGTCGGTACTCGTTGCATCGAACCCGTATAATAAAGCGGAAAGGGATCAAGATATTAACGAGTCGTTAGCTGGAGACGGGTTTGATGTCGTTAAACGGGTTAAAACCGCACTCGAGCTTGAATGTCCCGGTGTCGTTTCGTGTGCAGATGTTCTCGCGGTTACGACACGAGATTTGTTGGTTCAAGTTGGTGGGCCGAATTTTGAAGTGAAATTGGGCCGAAAAGATGGGATAGAATCGAAGGCATCGAATGTTGAAGGTAAATTAGGACGAGCGAATATGACAATCGATAAAATTATACAAATATTCGAATCGCATAAATATACGATTAGAGAAATGGTTGTGTTAATGGGTGGTGGGCATACAATCGggtttgctcattgtaaagaattTCAAAGCCGATTATTCGGGCCAAAACCTGACCCGTCGGTTCACCCGAAACTAGCCGAGAGATTGAAAGCAATGTGTGCCAATAGCTCGAAAGACCCGACGGTATCGGCTTTTCTTGACCCGATTTCAGCGGGAAATTTTGATAATATGATATTTAAAAATCTGTTGAATGGGCTTGGGGTGTTGGGTACGGATCAAGCAATGGCATCCGACCCGAGAACCCGACCGTTTGTGGAAGAATATGCTAGGGATTCTAATGCGTTTTTTAAGGATTTCGCACGTGCGATGGAGAAGACAAGTGTGTACCAAGTGAAAACGGGTAATCAAGGAGAGATTAGAAGAAGATGTGATGCATTTAATAATTTACCAACGGGCAATGTTGCTTGA